Proteins co-encoded in one Halorussus vallis genomic window:
- the aldA gene encoding aldehyde dehydrogenase: MVEPPIAKQYIDGEWCTAGTESFDVINPATEEVVATVPSATDEEVSNALAAADRAQDEWKNRPGIERANLLREMGDVIEESVADVAPLLVAEQGKPRSSAESEIVATADLARYVAGWGRRIEGDIVPSDNERESIHLQRHPVGTVVGIVPWNYPISIFTRKVFPALIAGNSIVVKPSEETPLATIRLLQRFDEELDLPDGLVNLVLGGGQVGERLVTADRTDYVTMTGSTETGKAIMRAAADSLTPVSLELGGKAPAIVCADADIDEAVEDVLTARITNAGQVCTCAERVYVHESVAEEFTEKYVEAASAVSVGDPTTDPDMGPQVNTAELRKTDDAVRSAVDDGASVRLGGQTPAGSEFERGYWYEPTVLTDVDQSMDVIQSEVFGPVTPIVPVSSVEEAIEYANDVEYGLSSYVYTTDYRTAMRAAEELEYGETYLNRTLGEAWQGHHIGWKESGLGGEDGKYGVLKYTQLKSVYHDYS, translated from the coding sequence ATGGTCGAACCCCCCATCGCGAAACAGTACATCGACGGCGAGTGGTGCACGGCCGGAACAGAATCGTTCGACGTGATCAACCCCGCGACCGAAGAAGTGGTCGCGACGGTGCCGTCGGCGACCGACGAAGAGGTATCGAACGCGCTCGCCGCCGCAGACAGGGCCCAGGACGAGTGGAAGAACCGCCCGGGAATCGAGCGAGCGAACCTCCTGCGCGAGATGGGTGACGTCATCGAGGAGAGCGTAGCCGACGTCGCGCCGCTACTGGTCGCCGAGCAGGGCAAGCCGCGTTCGTCGGCCGAGAGCGAAATCGTCGCGACGGCCGACCTGGCCAGGTACGTCGCCGGCTGGGGCCGACGCATCGAGGGCGACATCGTCCCCAGCGACAACGAGCGCGAATCCATCCACCTCCAGCGCCACCCTGTGGGAACCGTCGTCGGTATCGTACCGTGGAACTACCCCATCTCCATCTTCACTCGGAAGGTGTTCCCGGCGCTCATCGCGGGCAACTCGATCGTCGTGAAACCCAGCGAGGAGACGCCGCTGGCGACGATTCGTCTCCTCCAACGATTCGACGAGGAACTCGACCTCCCGGACGGGCTCGTCAACCTCGTTCTGGGGGGCGGCCAGGTCGGCGAGCGACTCGTGACCGCCGACCGAACCGACTACGTGACGATGACGGGGAGCACCGAAACCGGCAAGGCCATCATGCGCGCGGCGGCCGACTCGCTAACGCCGGTTTCGCTCGAACTCGGCGGGAAGGCGCCAGCCATCGTCTGCGCCGACGCCGACATCGACGAGGCGGTCGAGGACGTACTCACCGCACGAATCACGAACGCCGGCCAGGTCTGTACGTGCGCCGAGCGCGTCTACGTCCACGAATCGGTCGCCGAGGAGTTCACCGAGAAATACGTCGAGGCCGCCAGCGCGGTGTCGGTCGGCGACCCGACGACCGACCCGGACATGGGTCCGCAGGTGAACACGGCCGAGTTACGGAAGACCGACGACGCGGTCCGGTCGGCGGTCGACGACGGCGCGTCGGTTCGACTCGGCGGGCAGACGCCAGCGGGGAGCGAATTCGAACGGGGCTATTGGTACGAACCGACGGTCCTGACGGACGTCGACCAGTCGATGGACGTCATCCAATCGGAGGTGTTCGGTCCGGTCACCCCCATCGTTCCCGTCTCGTCTGTCGAGGAGGCGATCGAGTACGCGAACGACGTGGAGTACGGCCTCTCGTCGTACGTTTACACGACCGACTACCGGACGGCCATGCGCGCCGCCGAGGAACTCGAGTACGGCGAGACGTACCTCAATCGTACGCTCGGTGAGGCGTGGCAGGGCCACCACATCGGGTGGAAAGAGTCCGGGCTCGGCGGCGAAGACGGCAAGTACGGCGTGCTGAAGTACACCCAACTGAAGAGCGTTTACCACGACTACAGTTAA